TCATCCCTTGCTTTATCCACAATGAAATCACAGGGTTGCGGGCATGAATCGTTTGCATCTTCATATGTTGTCCGACTCCACTGGCGAGACGCTGGAGAATATCGCCAAAGCGGCATTAGCACAATTTGATGGCGTCGAAATCATCAAGCATTTTTGGCCGATGGTGCGCTCCGAAACCCATCTGAACCGAATATTGGTGGAAGTGGCCGATAATCCCGGCCTTGTTATTTTTACCCTGGTTAACAGTGACATAAGAGCACGACTGGAACGCGAATGCCGCCATTTGGGCCTACCGGTCGTGCCCGCGCTAGACACCGTGACCGACGCGCTGTCCAACATGCTGGGACAAGAGGCAAAGGCACGGCCCGGTCGCCAACATATATTGGATGCGGCCTATTTCGAACGTGTCGAGGCCATACAGTTCACCATCGCCCATGATGACGGCATTGGCTGGGACAATTGGGAAGAGGCGGATATCATTCTGGCAGGTGTGTCGCGAACATCCAAGACGCCGACGTCGATCTATCTTGCCAATCGCGGGTATAAGACGGCCAATATTCCGATTGTTCCGGAATCTCCGCCGCCGGACGCGCTTTATCATCTGAAAAACCCGCTGGTCGTCGGTCTTGTTGCCGGTGCTAGCCGCTTGGTGCAAGTGCGCCGGAACCGGCTATTGTCGCTCAATCAAGCCCCTGAAACCGACTATGTCGATGAGGAAAAGGTCAAGGCCGAAACCCAATATGCCCGGCGCATGTTTGCCGACAATGGCTGGCCGACCATTGATGTCACGCGGCGTTCCATCGAAGAATCAGCAGCGGCGATCATCAATTTCTATAATGAGCGTCATACGAACATGGCTGATGACGTGAAGAGCGATAACGATGGATGACAATGCGCCTCAGCCGATGTTGATGTTGGCATCAAAAAGCAAAGCAAGGCGCTCCATGCTCGAAGCTGCCGGCGTTGTCGTCGATTCACTACCACCCAATGTTGATGAAGATGCACTCAAAGATGGTCTTCGGGCGGAAGGAGTGACCGCGCGCAATCTTGCTGACGCATTGGCTGAAGCAAAGGCAGTGAGACTTTCCAGGCGCATTGGTTCAGCGCTGGTGCTCGGTGGCGATCAAGTTTTGGCGTTGGAAGATGGGACAATGCTGGATAAACCGGCCAATCAGGATGATGCCAAAGTCCATTTGCGACAAATGTCGGGGAAGAAGCATAAATTGTTCAGCGCTGCGGTCATTGCGGATCAGGGAGCACCGATCTGGCGGCATATCGATATTGCAACTCTGGATATGCGATCGTTGAGCGACGATTTTATCGATGATTATGTCGATACTGAATGGGATAATATTCGCCATTGTGTTGGCTGCTACGAAATTGAAGGTCGCGGTGCGCAGCTATTTTCCGACATTAAGGGGAGTCATTTCACGATCATGGGCCTGCCACTTCTCCATTTGCTTGATTATCTGCGCGCTAGAGGGGTTATGCCATCATGACTTACCAACGTCCCTATGCAGAAGTCATTGGCGACCCAATTGCACATAGCAAATCGCCGATTATCCATAATTTCTGGCTCGAGAAACTGGGGATCAAGGCGGATTATCGGATGTTTCACGTGAAACCGGATGAACTGGCTGATTATATTGCAAACCGCAGGGACGATCCGAATTGGCTCGGTTGCAACGTTACTATCCCACACAAGCTGCCCGTGATGGATCATGTATCCGACCCTGGCGAGGTACGCGCTTCTATTGGAGCGATGAACACCATAGCGCGGACTGAAAATGGGGATCTGTTTGGTACTAACACCGATGCCGGAGGGTTTTTCGCACCGATTGCTGATTTGCCCCTAGCGGGACAGGATGTGATCGTCATCGGGGCTGGGGGTGCGGCCCAAGCCGTATTGTTTGCACTGTCCCGCGTCGACGTTGGATCGGTCACGATCATTAACCGCAATGTCTTGAAGGCGTCAGCGTTATTGGCGCGCTTTGGGTTAAAAGGACAGGCTTTGGAGCATGGATCCACCCTTCCCCCTGCCCGTCTGCTAGTAAATGCCAGCGCGCTAGGCATGAAGGGGCAGGATGAATTGATTATTGATCTTGATGGTCAGCCGGATGATGCGATTATTTATGATTTGGTTTACGTCCCGCTTCGAACCAAATTGCTTATCAGTGCACAGTCTCGAGGCTTGGAGACAATTGACGGGATGGCCATGTTAATTGGGCAGGCTGCCTTGGCTTTCGAGATTTTTTTCGGGCAGGCTCCGCCGCTGGAACATGATGATGAGCTGAGAAGGCTGCTTGCTACATGACAGGCCCTATGATCATCGGTCTTACCGGATCTATCGGTATGGGGAAATCAACGGTGGCAGAGATGTTTGCCGATGAGGGGGTTCCTGTTTTCGATGCTGATGCGGCTGTGCATATATTGCAAGGACCGGGTGGTGCGCTGGTTGGGCAGATTGAAGCTTTATTCCCCGGAACAACCGATGAGAATGGAGTTGATCGCCAAAAACTGGGTCCCGCTGTACTTGGCAATCTGGAAGCATTGAAGCAGCTTGAGGCGGTCATACATCCGGCTGTCGGAGCTATGCGGGAATCATTTCTCAAAGAGAATCAAAAAGCACCAATGATATTGTTTGATATTCCGCTTTTGTTCGAGAAAACCGGGGCTGGCGGTGTTGATCATGTCATTGTTGTCTCCGCGACCGAGGACGATCAACGCGAGCGGGTGTTGCGGCGTCCCGGGATGACGGTCGAGAAGTTTGAGAAGATTAAGTCCCTGCAAATGCCGGATGAAGAAAAGCGGAAAAGAGCGGATTTTATTATCAATACCTCCCAGCCTTTGGACGAAACGCGGCAAGAGGTGCGAAATACTATAGAAAAATTGAAAGCTTCCCTTGCGTAACCGGAATTTGAGTCCGATATTGGACTTATGCGGGAAATAATTTTCGATACTGAAACCACCGGCTTCGACCCCCAGAGCGGCGACCGGATGGTTGAAATCGGTTGTATTGAAATGATTGACCGTGTGGAAACCGGCGAGAGCTTCCACTGTTATTACAATCCTCAGCGTCCGATGCCAAAAGCGGCAGAAGAAGTACATGGATTGTCTGACACGTTCCTGTCCGACAAAAAGCTATTTGCTGACGGCGCCGACGAACTGCTGGAGTTTCTTGGTGAGGCCAATCTTGTTGCGCATAATGCGCAATTTGATTTCAACTTCCTCAATGCGGAACTGGTCTTGTGCGGCAAAAAACCGATATCACAATTTCGCATGGTCGATACGCTCGCCATTGCAAAGGTAAAGCATCCCGGTGCCAAATTGTCGCTGGATGCATTGTGTAGCCGTTACGGTATTGATCGCAGCCATCGCGTTAAACATGGCGCTTTGCTTGATGCGGAATTGCTCACTCAACTTTATATAGAATTGACCGGTGGTCGGCAGATTGGTCTCGGCCTTGCCGATGATAAGCCAGTTTCTGAAGCAGAAGACCGGCAACCGACACAAAAGGAAGCCGCGCTGCGCCGACAATTTATTGCGCCGCGACCCCATAGCGCCAGCGCCGAAGAACTGGCGCGCCATGCTGCTTTTATGGAAGGGATAAAAGATCCGCTCTGGGCTGATAGTTGAAGCTCTGGATAGTCTTTTCCACTGAGTAGTTACAAATTTGCGCAACCATAATGGAGAAAAAATATGGAAATTCGTGTTTCAGGACATCAGGTGGACACCGGCGATGCGCTCCAAGGCCATGTTGACGATCGAATGAATGCGATAGCCGACAAATATTTCCCCAAGGCCATTTCCAGCCATGCGACATTTGGCAAAGCGCCCCACAACCATTTCCAGTGCGATATTGTCTCTCATATCATGACTGGTTTGATGCTGAAATCAGAAGCGCGTGCGGGTGATGCCCATCAGGCTTTCGAGCAAGCCGCTGATAAGATTGAAAAACAGCTTCGCCGTTACATGCGCCGTCTTAACGACCACCATGTTCAGGCACAATATGCCGCCAAACAAGAAGAAGCAGCCTATCGCGTATTTGATGCCGGGGATGATGAGGATGAAGTGGAGGTCAATTCTGAAGCACCACCGATCATCGCAGAAACCAGTACAGACATTCCTGAAGCCAGCGTTTCTGACGCGGTGATGATTATGGATTTGCGCAATACCAATGCGCTGTTGTTTAAAAATGCTGGAACTGGATCGCATAATATGGTTTACCGCCGTGCCGATGGCACTATCGGTTGGGTTGAACCACAAAAATAGCGCCTTTTTCGCTTTTGAATCCCCCGATTCGCAATAGTTTTAGCGAAAAAACAAACGTGACCAGCTGCATTTTTTCCAGGCGATTCGCCCGGATGTTGTGCGTAGTAATAGTTCAGGCCTGCGGGCCTGTGAGGATAAAATGGAATATTTGTCAGTTCACATCGATGCCGCTGCTGTTTCAGCGAGCGCGACCGGTCTAACCAAGCAAGATATTTTTTCAATTTTGGCCAAGAAAGCTGCAGAATGCTATGGACTGGATGCCGATATGGTCCTGCAGCGTTTGCAAGACCGTGAAAGGCTTGGTTCAACAGGTTTCGGCGGATCTGTAGCTATCCCCCATGCCAGAATCAAAGAACTGGACCAATGTGTAGGTCTGTTCATTCGCTTGGAAAAACCTATCAGTTTTGATGCCCATGACGGACAGGATGTTGACCTGGTCTTTGGGCTATTATCTCCAGAGCAAGGCAGCGCTGATCACCTGAAAGCATTGGCAGAGGTTTCGCGGTTTCTGAGAGATGATTCCGTAGTTGCAAAATTGCGGGGAGCGGCGTCTGAAGATGCGCTCTATGTCTTGCTGACGGGTCAACAGGGCCAGCAAGCGGCTTGAAAATGACCTCGGAAACTGGGCCAGAGCAGGAAACCGATGGATCGCATGAACATTTTCGTGCTCTAGAACGCCTGTACAAGGCAGCGCCCATTAACAGCCTGTTTGACTCGGATC
This DNA window, taken from Parasphingorhabdus litoris DSM 22379, encodes the following:
- a CDS encoding pyruvate, water dikinase regulatory protein, encoding MNRLHLHMLSDSTGETLENIAKAALAQFDGVEIIKHFWPMVRSETHLNRILVEVADNPGLVIFTLVNSDIRARLERECRHLGLPVVPALDTVTDALSNMLGQEAKARPGRQHILDAAYFERVEAIQFTIAHDDGIGWDNWEEADIILAGVSRTSKTPTSIYLANRGYKTANIPIVPESPPPDALYHLKNPLVVGLVAGASRLVQVRRNRLLSLNQAPETDYVDEEKVKAETQYARRMFADNGWPTIDVTRRSIEESAAAIINFYNERHTNMADDVKSDNDG
- a CDS encoding Maf family protein, which translates into the protein MLMLASKSKARRSMLEAAGVVVDSLPPNVDEDALKDGLRAEGVTARNLADALAEAKAVRLSRRIGSALVLGGDQVLALEDGTMLDKPANQDDAKVHLRQMSGKKHKLFSAAVIADQGAPIWRHIDIATLDMRSLSDDFIDDYVDTEWDNIRHCVGCYEIEGRGAQLFSDIKGSHFTIMGLPLLHLLDYLRARGVMPS
- the aroE gene encoding shikimate dehydrogenase produces the protein MTYQRPYAEVIGDPIAHSKSPIIHNFWLEKLGIKADYRMFHVKPDELADYIANRRDDPNWLGCNVTIPHKLPVMDHVSDPGEVRASIGAMNTIARTENGDLFGTNTDAGGFFAPIADLPLAGQDVIVIGAGGAAQAVLFALSRVDVGSVTIINRNVLKASALLARFGLKGQALEHGSTLPPARLLVNASALGMKGQDELIIDLDGQPDDAIIYDLVYVPLRTKLLISAQSRGLETIDGMAMLIGQAALAFEIFFGQAPPLEHDDELRRLLAT
- the coaE gene encoding dephospho-CoA kinase (Dephospho-CoA kinase (CoaE) performs the final step in coenzyme A biosynthesis.), producing the protein MTGPMIIGLTGSIGMGKSTVAEMFADEGVPVFDADAAVHILQGPGGALVGQIEALFPGTTDENGVDRQKLGPAVLGNLEALKQLEAVIHPAVGAMRESFLKENQKAPMILFDIPLLFEKTGAGGVDHVIVVSATEDDQRERVLRRPGMTVEKFEKIKSLQMPDEEKRKRADFIINTSQPLDETRQEVRNTIEKLKASLA
- the dnaQ gene encoding DNA polymerase III subunit epsilon; this translates as MREIIFDTETTGFDPQSGDRMVEIGCIEMIDRVETGESFHCYYNPQRPMPKAAEEVHGLSDTFLSDKKLFADGADELLEFLGEANLVAHNAQFDFNFLNAELVLCGKKPISQFRMVDTLAIAKVKHPGAKLSLDALCSRYGIDRSHRVKHGALLDAELLTQLYIELTGGRQIGLGLADDKPVSEAEDRQPTQKEAALRRQFIAPRPHSASAEELARHAAFMEGIKDPLWADS
- the hpf gene encoding ribosome hibernation-promoting factor, HPF/YfiA family; the encoded protein is MEIRVSGHQVDTGDALQGHVDDRMNAIADKYFPKAISSHATFGKAPHNHFQCDIVSHIMTGLMLKSEARAGDAHQAFEQAADKIEKQLRRYMRRLNDHHVQAQYAAKQEEAAYRVFDAGDDEDEVEVNSEAPPIIAETSTDIPEASVSDAVMIMDLRNTNALLFKNAGTGSHNMVYRRADGTIGWVEPQK
- a CDS encoding PTS sugar transporter subunit IIA encodes the protein MEYLSVHIDAAAVSASATGLTKQDIFSILAKKAAECYGLDADMVLQRLQDRERLGSTGFGGSVAIPHARIKELDQCVGLFIRLEKPISFDAHDGQDVDLVFGLLSPEQGSADHLKALAEVSRFLRDDSVVAKLRGAASEDALYVLLTGQQGQQAA